One stretch of Gopherus flavomarginatus isolate rGopFla2 chromosome 2, rGopFla2.mat.asm, whole genome shotgun sequence DNA includes these proteins:
- the LOC127045790 gene encoding uncharacterized protein LOC127045790: MESSEQGEVGEGVEEAESEATGVEGDMPESQEACSQELFSSQEEASQSQQLELVGEEEAEERVPVSLNPPALSQPAEKLQNLRRKPRKSKEDLVKAVMNQYARESKRLQDWREKMHEWRETQSRRKELATKKSTKQLISLLARQTDCMQSLVAMQADQYCANPPPPKLSPLCPSVYSKHLSPAAWFLPPPAAPNTCTFTYQPRELRPLPYALNPHHHAA, encoded by the exons atggagagttcagagcagggagaagtgggggagggtgtagaggaagctgagagtgaggctactggggtggagggagacatgccagagtcccaggaggcatgcagccaggagctcttctcaagccaggaggaagctagccagtcgcagcagctggaacttgttggtgaagaagaagcagaggagcgggttcctg tgtccttgaatcctccggccctatcacagcctgctgaaaaattacagaacttgaggcgtaaaccaaggaaaagcaaagaagatttggtgaaagcagttatgaatcagtatgccagagagagtaagaggctgcaggactggagagagaaaatgcatgagtggagggaaacacaaagcaggagaaaagaattggctaccaagaaaagcacaaagcagctgataagcctcctggcacgccaaacggactgtatgcagtctctcgtagccatgcaggcagatcagtactgtgctaaccccccccccccaaagctctctcccttgtgccccagtgtttactcaaaacacctttctccagcagcctggttcttaccaccaccagctgcccccaacacctgtacgttcacctaccagcccagagaactacgacccttaccctatgcactcaacccccatcaccatgcagcatag